The Micromonospora sp. NBC_01740 genome includes a window with the following:
- a CDS encoding condensation domain-containing protein has protein sequence MSSRPTRLEAVDLDTAVHPLLPGQLAHHRALWGTAEQGVAVWMSYQVTGPLDVAAFVGAVRSTVARHAALRIGVTTLDGEPVQWVRPMPDDRRLVAMTQVTANDTEQFTRYVRSVLAADIRRPFDLAVEYPFVLRLLRFTPTLHAVLGVFSNYAVDATARMIVVRDLWGAYFGGGTDADPVDADYLAAVTGQAAAADSARAQAVSAYWRQRGPWLPPRCQFLPGLGGPSASVAHTELLTLVEDEWKDVRERWQAAGFSTVQWLLTLFAAAVFQLTPQDRLVVSMKLNGRRHADQGVVGMFDVVVPVVLDRPDRPADLLVQVRRELLSATSRRTVTRQALDDMWATAVRRLGRPVHDTLSMTYLEDTADRDDADGGAIAIERGAYTPTLVRTADGLRIAANERPNGLGVRLTVDGETMSQATFTRFVAAFRALLAGDDPASAAPATESGPGLTPLRAPDGAVVLVVDLAEVTSVLDSHPAVASARISVEVAEDGGSRLAAEVTPADAGVTADDLASHVRSHVAGRPFLAVPVRIAVVSGTPDDERSEELFMDGVG, from the coding sequence ATGTCGTCGCGACCCACCCGCCTTGAGGCGGTCGATCTCGACACCGCTGTCCATCCCCTGCTGCCGGGCCAGCTCGCGCACCACCGCGCCCTGTGGGGGACGGCGGAGCAGGGCGTGGCAGTCTGGATGTCCTACCAGGTCACCGGCCCGCTGGACGTCGCCGCATTCGTCGGCGCGGTGCGCTCGACGGTCGCCCGGCACGCGGCGCTGCGGATCGGTGTCACGACGCTCGACGGTGAACCTGTCCAGTGGGTGCGGCCGATGCCCGACGATCGCCGGCTCGTGGCGATGACCCAGGTCACGGCGAACGACACCGAGCAGTTCACCCGCTACGTGCGCTCCGTCCTCGCGGCGGACATCCGGCGCCCCTTCGACCTCGCGGTCGAGTACCCGTTCGTGCTGCGGTTGCTGCGGTTCACTCCGACTCTGCACGCCGTGCTCGGGGTGTTCTCCAACTACGCCGTGGACGCCACCGCCCGGATGATCGTCGTACGCGACCTGTGGGGGGCCTACTTCGGCGGCGGGACCGACGCCGACCCCGTGGACGCCGACTACCTCGCCGCGGTGACCGGCCAGGCCGCCGCCGCCGACTCGGCGCGCGCCCAGGCGGTGTCCGCGTACTGGCGGCAGCGTGGCCCCTGGCTGCCGCCCCGGTGTCAGTTTCTTCCGGGGCTCGGCGGGCCGTCCGCGAGCGTCGCCCACACCGAGCTGCTGACCCTGGTCGAGGACGAGTGGAAGGACGTGCGCGAGCGCTGGCAGGCCGCCGGCTTCAGCACCGTCCAGTGGCTCCTCACGTTGTTCGCGGCCGCCGTGTTCCAGCTGACGCCGCAGGACCGCCTCGTCGTCTCGATGAAGCTGAACGGCAGGCGTCACGCCGACCAGGGCGTCGTCGGCATGTTCGACGTCGTCGTGCCGGTCGTGCTGGACCGGCCGGACCGGCCCGCCGACCTGCTGGTGCAGGTGCGGCGGGAGCTGTTGTCGGCGACCTCGCGCCGCACCGTCACGCGGCAGGCGTTGGACGACATGTGGGCGACGGCGGTCCGACGCCTGGGCCGTCCGGTCCACGACACCCTGTCGATGACGTACCTGGAGGACACCGCCGACCGCGACGACGCCGACGGCGGCGCGATCGCCATCGAGCGCGGCGCGTACACCCCGACGTTGGTCAGGACCGCCGACGGCCTGCGGATCGCCGCGAACGAGCGGCCCAACGGGCTGGGCGTCCGGCTGACCGTCGACGGCGAGACCATGTCGCAGGCCACCTTCACCAGGTTCGTCGCCGCCTTCCGCGCACTGCTGGCCGGAGACGACCCGGCCAGCGCCGCGCCGGCGACGGAGAGCGGCCCCGGGCTCACGCCACTTCGCGCACCCGACGGTGCGGTCGTGCTGGTCGTCGACCTGGCCGAGGTGACCTCGGTCCTCGACTCGCACCCCGCGGTCGCCTCCGCCAGGATCTCGGTGGAGGTCGCCGAGGACGGCGGATCGCGACTCGCCGCCGAGGTGACGCCCGCCGACGCCGGAGTCACGGCGGACGATCTCGCCAGCCACGTCCGTTCCCACGTCGCCGGCCGGCCGTTCCTGGCGGTCCCGGTGCGCATCGCGGTGGTGTCCGGCACCCCCGACGACGAACGGTCCGAGGAGCTATTCATGGATGGAGTTGGTTGA
- a CDS encoding acyl carrier protein, translating to MESVHVDTVIDEETLDAVAKRVLTVPPVGDAPRYTGAMQLAELEIDSLVVAELIVEFEQELGVLLDVVAVDRMETLADLCRALQPAAG from the coding sequence GTGGAGAGTGTCCACGTCGACACGGTGATCGACGAGGAAACCCTTGACGCGGTGGCGAAGCGGGTGCTCACCGTGCCGCCGGTCGGCGACGCGCCGCGCTACACCGGTGCGATGCAGTTGGCCGAGCTGGAGATCGACAGCCTCGTCGTCGCGGAACTCATCGTCGAGTTCGAGCAGGAGCTGGGTGTACTGCTGGACGTCGTCGCCGTCGACCGGATGGAGACGCTCGCGGACCTCTGCCGGGCGCTGCAACCGGCAGCAGGCTGA
- a CDS encoding SDR family NAD(P)-dependent oxidoreductase, producing MSEALGTVFVTGGTRGIGLAVTRQLLTVGYRVVAVARTAPSEFAALRESVGDPLTFLAADLTSGDDRLAVANRLRECADLHGLVNNAGVASAALHVAAARSDMTRMWQLNVEVPMSLSQAAVKAMYRRGGRIVNITSIAAHRTFRGLGAYTATKCALEGFSRVLAAEVGSRGITVNCVAPGFIDTAMTASIEDGLRAAINRRNMLNRAATVADVARSVEFLLSPAAEAITAQVLRVDSGSGG from the coding sequence GTGAGTGAGGCACTCGGGACGGTGTTCGTCACCGGCGGTACCCGGGGTATCGGGCTGGCTGTCACCCGGCAGCTGCTGACCGTCGGTTACCGGGTGGTCGCCGTGGCACGGACCGCTCCCAGCGAGTTCGCGGCCCTGCGGGAGTCCGTCGGTGACCCGCTGACGTTCCTCGCCGCCGACCTCACCAGCGGCGACGATCGGCTCGCGGTGGCCAACCGGCTCCGGGAGTGCGCCGATCTCCACGGTCTCGTCAACAACGCGGGGGTGGCGAGCGCGGCTCTGCACGTGGCCGCCGCACGGTCGGACATGACCCGGATGTGGCAGCTCAACGTCGAGGTCCCGATGTCCCTGTCCCAGGCGGCGGTCAAGGCGATGTACCGCCGTGGCGGACGCATCGTCAACATCACCTCGATCGCGGCCCATCGGACCTTCCGTGGGCTCGGCGCGTACACCGCGACCAAGTGCGCTCTGGAAGGGTTCTCGAGGGTGCTCGCCGCCGAGGTCGGCAGCCGGGGCATCACGGTCAACTGCGTCGCACCGGGCTTCATCGACACCGCCATGACCGCATCGATCGAGGACGGCCTCCGCGCCGCGATCAATCGACGGAACATGCTCAACCGGGCCGCCACCGTCGCCGACGTGGCGCGGTCGGTCGAGTTCCTGCTCTCACCCGCCGCGGAGGCCATCACCGCGCAGGTGCTCCGGGTCGACTCGGGCAGCGGCGGATGA
- a CDS encoding class I adenylate-forming enzyme family protein, translating into MTIHADPLAQRIVRLREAVAATGLRHLAVEVASGPDLVVALRALRPLDASVVVVGPTVTASALAELRPQAVLNVASGRIRPTEEGSRPSGAGQGGLWIFSSGTTGTPTPTYWPWPELTRGADWDTAHRDERWGIGYAPFTYAGVEAVSQALGRAASIDFLTPTDLAVGTGARYDVVAGTPSFWRMAALHRGTDEARPQVHTVSMGGEPVDAQLLRLIESAFAPQRVLQFYASTELGRIATVSDGLPGLPLSVLDGYGPTGKALTVRDGELLLSPAPGAPYLPTGDEAAIHGGRLHILGRRGEVINVGGVKVVPGHVARLLRELPDVVAVRVYPVRSSVLGAVVGADVVTPPGADRDLVVQRVKAHARRVLAPAEQPRRVTVVDQLPTAPSGKAARGE; encoded by the coding sequence GTGACTATCCATGCCGATCCGCTGGCGCAGCGGATCGTCCGGCTGCGAGAGGCGGTCGCGGCGACCGGCCTGCGCCACCTCGCGGTCGAGGTGGCCTCCGGGCCGGATCTCGTGGTCGCACTGCGTGCGCTCCGCCCGCTCGACGCGTCCGTGGTCGTGGTGGGTCCGACCGTCACCGCGTCGGCGCTGGCGGAGCTGCGCCCGCAGGCCGTGCTGAACGTCGCGAGCGGGCGGATCCGGCCTACCGAGGAGGGCAGCCGGCCCTCCGGCGCAGGGCAGGGCGGGCTGTGGATCTTCTCGTCGGGCACCACGGGTACCCCGACCCCGACCTACTGGCCCTGGCCGGAGCTGACCCGCGGCGCCGACTGGGACACCGCGCACCGTGACGAGAGGTGGGGGATCGGCTACGCACCCTTCACCTACGCCGGGGTGGAGGCCGTGAGCCAGGCGTTGGGCCGGGCTGCCAGCATCGACTTCCTCACCCCGACCGACCTGGCCGTCGGGACGGGCGCACGCTACGACGTCGTCGCCGGCACCCCGTCGTTCTGGCGGATGGCGGCGCTGCACCGGGGGACCGACGAGGCCCGACCGCAGGTGCACACCGTCTCGATGGGCGGCGAGCCGGTGGACGCCCAGCTGCTACGGCTGATCGAGTCGGCGTTCGCGCCGCAACGCGTCCTGCAGTTCTACGCCAGCACCGAGCTGGGCCGGATCGCCACCGTCTCCGACGGGCTGCCGGGCCTGCCGCTCTCCGTCCTCGACGGGTACGGGCCGACCGGGAAGGCGCTGACGGTGCGTGACGGCGAGCTGCTCCTGTCCCCGGCGCCCGGCGCACCGTACCTGCCGACGGGGGACGAGGCGGCGATCCACGGTGGGCGCCTGCACATCCTCGGGCGACGCGGCGAGGTCATCAACGTGGGTGGGGTGAAGGTCGTGCCCGGCCACGTGGCCCGGCTGCTGCGGGAACTCCCGGACGTCGTCGCGGTCCGCGTCTACCCGGTGCGCAGCAGCGTGCTCGGCGCCGTCGTCGGCGCCGACGTCGTCACGCCGCCGGGCGCCGACCGTGACCTGGTCGTGCAGCGGGTCAAGGCCCATGCCCGCCGCGTACTGGCCCCGGCGGAACAACCGCGTCGCGTCACCGTCGTCGACCAGCTTCCGACGGCACCGTCCGGAAAGGCGGCCCGCGGTGAGTGA